A section of the Saccopteryx leptura isolate mSacLep1 chromosome 6, mSacLep1_pri_phased_curated, whole genome shotgun sequence genome encodes:
- the EPB42 gene encoding protein 4.2: MGQALQIKSCDFQAARNNEEHHTKDISSRHLVVRRGQPFTIWLHFRAPVHAFLPALKKVALIAQTGEQPSKANRTQAKFPISSLGDWKQWSAMVEERDAQSWMVSVTTPSDAVIGHYSLLLQVLGRKPRLLGHFTLLFNPWVREDAVFLENEAQRWEYLLNQNGLIYLGTADCIQEESWDFGQFEKDVLDLSLDLLSVDKQVDEWGNPVHVTCILGALLHVLKEKRVLPTPQTQDAQEGALLNKRRGSAPILRQWLTGRGRPVCDGQAWVLAAVACTVLRCLGIPARVVTTFASAQGTGGGLLVDEYYNEDGLQNGEGQRGRIWIFQTSTECWMTRPTLPRGYGGWQILYPCAPKGGGVLKACDLVPVRAVKEGTLGLTPAVADLFAAVNASCVVWKCCVDGTLELTYSSTKYVGNNISTKGVGNDRCEDITQNYKYPEGSLQEKEVLERVQREKVEHGEDNGSRPPSLETADPLYLFLEAPSSLPLGGDAQLSVTLVNPGDQEKTVQLAIGVQAVYYNGVLAADLWRKKLPLTLSANLVRTITTSLSSSFFERSPPENSFLRLTAVATHSKSSLTCFAQEDIAICRPCLDIEMPEAAEQYQPLTASVSIHNSLDAPLKDCVISLLGRGLIHRERSYRLAPVCPRNTLRTQFEFTPMKVGHQRLTVEMDCNVFQNLTNYRRVTVVAPELAA, encoded by the exons ATGGGACAGG CCCTACAGATCAAGAGCTGTGACTTCCAGGCAGCAAGAAACAATGAGGAACACCATACCAAGGACATCAGCTCCAGGCACCTTGTTGTGAGGAGAGGGCAGCCCTTCACCATCTGGCTGCACTTCCGAGCTCCAGTCCACGCATTTCTGCCTGCTCTGAAGAAGGTGGCCCTCATTGCACAAACTG GAGAACAGCCTTCTAAGGCCAATAGGACCCAAGCCAAATTCCCGATTTCCAGTCTGGGGGATTGGAAGCAGTGGTCTGCCATGGTGGAGGAGAGAGATGCCCAGTCCTGGATGGTCTCCGTGACTACGCCCTCAGATGCTGTCATTGGCCACTACTCACTCCTGCTGCAGGTCTTGGGCAGGAAGCCACGCCTCCTGGGCCATTTCACCCTGCTCTTTAACCCCTGGGTTCGAG AGGATGCTGTGTTCCTGGAGAATGAGGCTCAGCGCTGGGAGTACTTACTGAACCAGAATGGCCTCATCTACCTGGGAACGGCTGACTGCATCCAGGAGGAATCCTGGGACTTTGGCCAG TTTGAGAAGGATGTCTTGGACCTCAGCCTGGACTTGCTGAGCGTGGACAAGCAGGTGGACGAGTGGGGCAACCCTGTGCATGTGACTTGCATTTTGGGCGCCTtg CTGCATGTGCTCAAGGAGAAGCGTGTCCTGCCCACTCCGCAGACCCAGGATGCCCAGGAGGGGGCCTTGCTGAACAAGCGCCGGGGCAGTGCGCCCATCCTGCGGCAGTGGCTCACGGGCCGAGGGCGGCCCGTGTGTGACGGGCAGGCCTGGGTGTTGGCTGCTGTTGCTTGCACAG TGCTGCGATGTCTGGGAATCCCTGCCCGTGTGGTCACCACGTTCGCCTCAGCCCAGGGCACCGGCGGGGGCCTGCTTGTGGATGAGTACTACAATGAGGATGGGCTTCAGAACGGAGAAGGCCAGAGAGGCAGAATCTG GATCTTCCAGACTTCCACAGAGTGCTGGATGACCCGTCCTACTTTGCCCCGGGGCTATGGTGGATGGCAGATTCTGTACCCATGTGCTCCTAAGGGAGGTGGAG TCCTGAAAGCCTGTGATCTGGTCCCCGTCAGAGCAGTCAAGGAGGGAACACTGGGGCTGACTCCTGCAGTAGCAGACCTTTTTGCCGCAGTAAATGCCTCATGTGTGGTCTGGAAGTGCTGTGTGGATGGGACGCTGGAGCTGACCTACTCCAGCACTAAGTATGTTGGCAACAACATCAGTACCAAAGGTGTGGGCAATGATCGCTGTGAAGATATCACTCAGAACTACAAGTATCCTGAAG GATCTCTTCAAGAAAAAGAGGTGCTGGAgagagtccagagagagaaagtggaacaTGGGGAAGACAATGGCAGCCGTCCTCCCAGCCTTGAGACTGCCGATCCTCTGTACCTGTTCTTGGAAGCACCCAGCTCCCTACCCCTGGGAGGGGATGCCCAGCTCTCTGTGACCCTGGTGAACCCCGGTGACCAGGAGAAGACTGTGCAGCTGGCAATCGGGGTGCAGGCGGTGTACTACAATGGTGTCCTTGCTGCTGACCTCTggaggaagaagctgccccttaCGCTCAGTGCCAACCTGG TTAGGACAATCACCACCAGCTTGTCCTCCTCCTTTTTTGAGCGGAGCCCACCCGAGAACAGCTTCCTCAGACTCACTGCGGTGGCAACACACTCCAAATCCAGCCTCACCTGCTTTGCTCAGGAAGACATCGCCATTTGTAGACCATGCCTTGACATTGAG ATGCCAGAGGCAGCAGAGCAGTATCAACCTCTCACAGCCTCAGTCAGCATCCATAACTCCCTAGATGCTCCTCTGAAGGACTGTGTGATCTCCCTCCTTGGACGGGGGCTTATTCACAGAGAAAGGAGCTACAG ATTGGCTCCTGTGTGTCCTAGAAACACCTTGCGCACCCAATTTGAATTCACACCGATGAAGGTGGGGCACCAGCGGCTCACTGTGGAAATGGACTGCAATGTGTTCCAGAACCTAACCAACTACAGAAGAGTCACTGTGGTAGCCCCTGAACTTGCAGCCTAA